Proteins encoded by one window of Aliivibrio wodanis:
- a CDS encoding putative nuclease, giving the protein MKKKTLLLFGSALLVGLVLAVKSIVFTVPLGPEFIELSKVTPDASLTYQPDCVQFNSSVPIDRNGQLNVLVWNVYKQQKNDWQAALNTLTTSSDLVLLQEASLTPELKQFVMDKSYSAELVRAFDVFDTSAGVLTLAKESSEKVCAYIAIEPWLRLPKSALLSEYALSNGQTLIVINIHAINFTLGTEDYKNQIEALSQEVQAHGGPLIIAGDFNSWSEDRLATLQQQVKPLRLKEVIFTPDERMRFITGLPLDHIFYRGLEVKEAHSTKSNASDHNPLQVSFTLKKQ; this is encoded by the coding sequence ATGAAAAAGAAAACTCTATTATTATTTGGCTCTGCTTTATTGGTGGGGTTAGTTCTCGCTGTCAAATCTATTGTATTTACCGTTCCTCTCGGACCTGAATTTATTGAGCTTTCCAAAGTTACTCCTGATGCATCGTTAACATATCAACCTGATTGTGTTCAATTTAATTCCTCAGTACCAATCGATCGTAATGGCCAATTGAATGTTCTCGTTTGGAATGTTTACAAGCAACAGAAAAATGATTGGCAGGCTGCATTAAATACACTGACCACCTCTTCTGATTTGGTTTTATTGCAAGAAGCCAGCTTAACACCTGAATTAAAACAGTTTGTGATGGATAAATCGTATTCTGCTGAATTAGTGCGAGCTTTTGATGTGTTTGATACCAGTGCTGGAGTTTTAACGTTAGCAAAAGAATCGTCAGAAAAAGTGTGTGCCTATATCGCGATAGAGCCTTGGTTACGTTTACCTAAATCAGCACTTCTTTCTGAATATGCTTTATCAAATGGACAAACGTTAATAGTCATTAATATTCATGCAATTAATTTTACGTTAGGAACCGAAGATTATAAAAATCAAATTGAAGCGTTATCACAAGAGGTTCAGGCGCATGGTGGCCCTTTAATTATTGCGGGTGATTTTAATTCTTGGAGTGAAGATAGGTTGGCAACGTTACAACAGCAAGTGAAACCATTAAGATTAAAAGAAGTAATATTTACACCAGATGAAAGAATGCGCTTTATTACCGGGTTACCGTTAGACCATATTTTTTATCGCGGTTTAGAAGTAAAAGAAGCGCACTCAACTAAGAGTAACGCTTCTGATCATAATCCATTACAGGTTAGCTTTACCCTGAAAAAGCAGTAA
- the mltD gene encoding membrane-bound lytic murein transglycosylase D precursor, with protein sequence MKLKFHWIGLALLAGCQTAPPEKIQPDTNQSGITSTVTTPSKTDTAPSQVTPVEQAKLTPQEQEDVWQRIAMQLEMPIPKHKSIDYYRNWYIKHPNHLRTVAKRAQPFLYMITVEVEKRNLPMELVLLPVVESSFDPFAYSHGSAAGLWQFVPGTADRFKLERNWWYDGRRDVPAATTAALDYMEYFDSRFDGNWQHSIASYNSGAGRVSRAIKKNKKLGKPTDFFSLDLPKETSGYVPKLLALADIIKNHEKYGVDLPSIANKPVLEKVDPKQQLDLAIAAKFAGITITELQGYNPAYNQWATSPDGPYHLLLPIENVAKFNANLKKNDNKTMKVVRYKVQPGDTISQLAVKHNTTTKIIEQTNDLNGSSIRVGKYLLIPTASQGNTTYALSAPQRLKKTQSKAKGKYKLSHNVQEGESLWSIASDNSISYRDLAKWNGMAPKDPLRVGQNLVIWKSNSDGAIIRTVHYKIREGDNLSAIAQKFSVSVTDIMKWNNIKRGSYIKPGQKLKLYVDVTKVNV encoded by the coding sequence TGCACCATCCCAAGTAACTCCCGTTGAACAAGCAAAATTAACCCCTCAAGAGCAGGAAGATGTTTGGCAACGTATTGCAATGCAATTAGAAATGCCAATCCCTAAGCATAAATCCATCGACTATTATCGTAACTGGTATATCAAGCATCCAAATCATTTACGTACTGTCGCTAAGCGTGCACAGCCCTTTTTGTATATGATCACCGTCGAGGTTGAAAAACGTAATCTACCCATGGAATTAGTACTTCTTCCTGTTGTAGAAAGTTCTTTTGACCCATTTGCTTACTCACATGGCAGTGCAGCAGGGTTATGGCAATTTGTTCCAGGAACGGCTGATCGTTTTAAATTAGAACGTAATTGGTGGTATGACGGGCGTAGAGATGTACCTGCTGCAACCACCGCAGCATTAGATTACATGGAATATTTTGATAGCCGCTTTGATGGTAATTGGCAACATTCTATCGCTTCATATAATAGTGGTGCTGGTCGAGTCTCAAGAGCAATTAAAAAGAACAAGAAGCTTGGTAAACCTACTGATTTTTTCTCATTAGATCTTCCTAAAGAAACCAGTGGCTATGTTCCTAAATTATTAGCATTAGCCGACATTATTAAAAACCATGAAAAATATGGTGTCGACCTTCCTTCTATTGCAAACAAACCTGTACTTGAAAAGGTTGACCCAAAACAACAATTAGATCTTGCTATCGCAGCTAAATTTGCAGGTATCACTATCACTGAATTACAAGGATATAACCCCGCTTATAATCAATGGGCCACCTCTCCTGACGGACCTTACCACCTGTTATTACCTATTGAAAACGTGGCGAAATTTAATGCTAATTTAAAGAAAAATGATAATAAAACCATGAAAGTTGTGCGTTATAAAGTACAACCTGGTGATACGATCAGTCAACTAGCAGTAAAACATAACACCACGACCAAGATTATTGAGCAAACCAATGATCTTAATGGTTCAAGTATTCGTGTTGGTAAGTATTTACTAATACCTACAGCTTCTCAAGGTAATACTACCTACGCGCTAAGTGCTCCTCAGCGTTTGAAAAAAACACAATCAAAAGCAAAAGGGAAATATAAGCTTAGCCATAACGTACAAGAAGGTGAAAGCCTTTGGAGTATTGCTAGTGACAATTCAATTTCATACCGTGATTTAGCAAAATGGAACGGTATGGCACCAAAAGATCCCCTTCGCGTTGGGCAAAATCTAGTCATTTGGAAGAGTAATTCAGACGGTGCTATTATTCGAACTGTACATTATAAAATCAGAGAAGGTGATAACCTAAGCGCTATCGCACAAAAATTTAGTGTCTCTGTGACAGATATAATGAAATGGAATAACATCAAACGCGGCTCTTATATTAAGCCGGGACAAAAATTAAAACTTTACGTTGATGTTACTAAGGTAAACGTATGA
- a CDS encoding putative membrane protein, protein MTPSSNPLILLVDIFRSPADCFAALYERGKWAWLPYILLIFAPFMFWGTYFDLVNFEWVTTNLTAQIESIGGQVQGEWLTKEILLAGEVINDVMGRTATILLLALWFKLATKQSQYQHGYFKWVAGSTVVMFPALIGDIASYASLLLNHANIMPYAADLNSLNGLIKLPMTDHWSAYASSFPLLMPWYIALSYAALGAWTDLDRSKALIIAILPWVTCFTLWGFVTAFSG, encoded by the coding sequence ATGACACCCTCTTCAAATCCGTTAATTTTATTGGTCGATATTTTTCGATCACCAGCTGACTGCTTTGCTGCACTATATGAACGTGGTAAATGGGCCTGGCTTCCTTATATTTTATTGATCTTCGCTCCATTTATGTTTTGGGGAACCTATTTTGATCTAGTCAATTTTGAATGGGTTACTACTAACTTAACCGCTCAAATAGAAAGTATTGGCGGGCAAGTTCAAGGCGAATGGCTAACCAAAGAAATTTTATTAGCCGGTGAAGTAATTAATGATGTGATGGGCCGAACGGCAACTATTTTATTATTAGCACTATGGTTTAAGCTTGCAACAAAACAGAGTCAATACCAACACGGTTATTTCAAATGGGTAGCTGGTAGTACTGTCGTGATGTTCCCTGCGTTAATTGGCGATATTGCAAGTTATGCTAGCCTGCTACTTAATCACGCTAACATCATGCCTTACGCTGCCGATTTAAACAGCTTAAATGGGTTGATTAAGCTGCCAATGACTGACCACTGGTCAGCGTATGCGAGCTCTTTCCCACTGCTTATGCCTTGGTATATCGCTTTAAGTTATGCAGCATTAGGTGCATGGACAGATTTAGATCGTTCAAAAGCGCTTATCATAGCAATCCTTCCTTGGGTTACTTGCTTTACGCTTTGGGGTTTTGTTACTGCTTTTTCAGGGTAA